The stretch of DNA ATCTCCTTAACCCCGTCGTGCAAGCCGGGCATCTTGTTCTCGGCAGCTTCCGATCGTGGGTTGAATCGTTCGAACGTTACCGCATCAGAACCAGTTCTGGCAGTCTGCATGACCGTgtgaatgtgtgtgtgtgtatgtcatTCCACTCGCGTTGCGTCGCGTCGAGCCCACCTCTCATTTGGTAACATTTGTAAACATTATGTAATTAATTGTTATTGCAACAATAACGATGCATCTCTTGAGTAGGATAGCGCGTTGAATTAAATCGAATGGAAGCAGTGCAATCTTTCGAATAGTGCGTGGGCTGCTGTTATGCTGCTGCAAGCGAGCAGCCAGCGCTGCCCGCTCGTGTGGGCGTGTTCGTTGGATGCTGGTTGCAAGCGCATTTATGTGGATCCCGTTCTGGGTCCTGGTGCGGGAAGGATGCTGTGGTCATTCGATTACAACTCACTTCGTAACAATCGTGAGCTTGTACCAGTTGATCAAGCAACTTGATTGTGGGTAGCCGAGCACTGTGTCGCATTGGTTTATTTATGAGTTGTTAAGGAAATTAAGCGCATTAACGCTCGCATGGGAGGTTGGTGCATTGTCGACAGAAGCTAATGAGATATGTATGCGACATTATCGGTGATTCCATCGATGGGAGTTGTATTCACACGGTAATGTTTGTTGTCGGCGAGTCGGTTAGATTACAATCGACTAgtaattttaattcaatttaccGGAGGGATCGATTGTCAGGATGACTACTAGTACATTGCGGTTTCAGTTGATTGGATCTCGTTTGCATGTGGTTTACGAATTGggataaatagaaaataaatgtgGGGCCTGTTTCAAACATGGGGATTCGTCAAACAGGAGGATACAAAATAACGATGGTTGAGCAAACGCATAACATTGGATGTGGTGTGGATACCATGGCCTGACAATTTCGAATTTAAAAGATGaaaatggtttttcacttcttccttTCTCTCCAGCCAGAATCATTTTCGATTACACTATCTAGTGATGTTCCTAAAGGATTCAATCAGTTCCCCATCGTTCACCATAACCGCAGCATCTACAATTTACAAAAACAAACCGATTACCGCACTGCCAGCACCAGTCCTTGGTGCACCTGGCTTTCGAACATCCCATACACATTGGACATGGTCACGACGTTCAACCGTTGAGCATTGAACTTGCTGCTCAAGGTTGGAATTGTTTTACGCTATTATCAATTATTTATGTTATATTTTTACAACCGCAATACTTGCTCGGAGAAGATGCTCCATTACGAAACAGCGCGCTGTCTCATAAGCGAATGAGATCTGGGCCTATGCCGTGGTTACCACTGTCTTCATGAAGACAAAGAGTATGCCGGTGCGTGTTCGTGATCGAAGGAGAAACAGAAAACCTGCCCAACAACGCCTACAGAGCAGATGAGCGATAGCCGATATCACACGGCAGAGAGGATGGAgggagatgaaaaaaaaaatgtgcgcAATGTCAGGAACGGGTCTTCGGCGAAACACGGCGTTTGAGTGCGTGACGTTTCAATTTAAGGGAAAACTATTCCAATTCAAGAAAAAGGTTTCGATTGCGAACAACGTTCGCTTTATCGTCAGAAAGATACAAAAACACGAGAAAACATGATAGTTGAAAGGATAAAAACAACGATCGAACTTACCGGCACGATAGTCGATGCCTTCCAGCGAGGGTACGGTCGAGGTGGTAATGAAATCGGGCGACATCGTGATGCTATCGGGTGTGGTAGCGTTGGTAGCGCCAGTGGTAGTGTTGCCCTCGGGAAACCGAACCGGCATGCCGGTGCTGCTGCTGATGTTAAACATAGACGCTATCGATTGCATCGAACCGGTAATGTTGAGCGTGGTCAGGGTTATCATAGTGGTACTCTCCGGGGTGGTAACGGCAATCCCCGACCCGGCCGTCACGGTTGTGGTGTTGATAAATTTGTCCTGCTCCGTTGGCTCCGGGGTTGAGGATTGGATGAGTTCGGAAGTTGATTCATAACTCTCCGAGCTATACGAAGCTTCTTCCTCCTCTTCGCCGGATTCCTCCTCGCTACCACTGCCCTCCTCCACCGAGCCGCTCTCTTCGACCGTGATGTCCGTTACGTATTCGACGGTGGAAAGTTCTGCGGTTGCAGTTTGCGTGGTGTACGATTCCTCGGACGAGGGTGAGGTCGGACCTGATATTTCGACTGAAATTTCAGGTATGCTGCTGGAGGTAGCTGTTTGCGTGGAAAAACAGAACGTTAGTAACATTCATGTGACCGGTAGGTTAGTTACGGATAGATGAGACAGAGGTGAGGAAATACACAAAAAAGCTATCAGCTCGTGAGACGCATTACCCAATGGAGCTTCCTGTTCTGTGGTGGCAGGTACTGAAACAGTGCTGGTGTGAATAGCTGAGCTCGGCTGTTGTTGAGTAGTCGTTAGAACGATTTGTGGGGTCGTGGAATCGGTAAGAGTGCTGCTACTAATCAATTTCGTTGGGTCAGTGCTTGCGCTTGTGGTCATGTTTTCAGTGGTTGATGATAGAGATGTAGTGGTGCCAGCAACAGTAACAGTCGTAGATGTTTTTTGGGTACTCTCAGTTGTACCACTCGTCGTACTGTAAGCCGTTGAGCTACTGACAACTTCACGCAGGCCTTCTGTTGTAGAACTGGGCTCAACGGTCTTCGTCGAACTCTCTGCTATCGTCGTCGGGATCGTCAATGTTGCTAGGGATGATGTTGCCATCGATGTTACGCTTGATGAGGATGTTGCTGAGCTAGATGAGGTTTTTGCTGTTGTTGGTGTCGTCGTTGATGTCGTTGTTGATGTGGTCGTTGTATCAGCGTTGATAATATCGGTTGCTATTTCACCAATGGTCGAAGCACTAGTTATGGTTGTGAAAGGTTCTTCCACTGTATCAGTGGAAGCATTGGAGGTGACCTCTGTCGTTGATGTGGTAGTAGTTTGGGAGTCTAAGGTAAGCGACCCGGATTGGGTATCGTTAGTCTCATCTTGTATCGTGTAAATGTAAGCTGCTTCGGGTAGCAGTGATTCAATGGGTGGCAAAATTATGTCCGGCGAAAGCATTGGTGACACATGCTCTGTCAATGTGGCGGATGATGATTGTTCGATGGATAAATTATTAGTTTGATTACTACTGGTGCTGAACACTTCTTCGGGGGTTAGTGTATGAATCAGAATCCAACTGTTGGAAGTAGTAGGACCTGTTGATGCTGACGAATGAATGAATTTAGTTACTCTGTGTGGTTATTGACGGGTGGTAAATGTGCTATGAGTGAAAAGAAAACCATTCTTACCTTGCTCTGCTTGGAGTCTATCGTTAACACCGTTGTCGACTATGCTGGTCCAGGTAACTAAACCAAATCCCGCAGTAGTCTCGTCCAGCTGGTGGTGCGTCTGGGATGTCTCTGGCCGATAATCGACTTCTGCTGGGGGTGTAATTCTTGCGACGGTTGTTGTTTTCGGGGTTGTTGTGGTGGTTATTTTGGCGGTTGTAGGCGTAGTCGATTTTGTTGTAGTGCCAGTAGTTGTGGTAGTTGGTTTCCTTGTTGTAGTGGCGgtagaagttgttgttggtTGCCTCGTTGTAGTAGTGGTAGTACTTGTCGGTTTTTTTGTCGTCGTGTTGGTAGTTGAAGTGGTGGGCTTTCTagttgtcgtcgtcgtcgtcgtcgcacTTGTAGTAGTTGGTCTTCTACTTGATAATGTGGTAGAGGTAGTTGTTGGTTTTCTGGTTACAGTTGTCGTACTAGTCGATGTTGTTGATACTGGAGTCGTAGTGGTGGTGGTGGGCTTCGTAGTTGTCGTTGATCGGCGAGTTGACGATGCTACAGTCGATGTGGGCTTATCTGTTTCCGTTACTCTAATCGTTGTAACGGGAACAGTAATTGTTACATTCGCTTGCGTTGTACTTTCAGGAGAAGAAGTATGAAGAATAGTTGTGGTCACGAGATCCTCTATTAGATGATCCAATGAAGTGGCCGCTACTGTTACGATTGCAGAAGTGGGAACTGGCCGAGGTCGAGGAGCCATTGTGGTTTCCGGCTCCGCTATCGTTGTCTGTGTTGTAGGCCTCCGTTTAATAGTTGGTCGTGTCAAAGGTGCAATCGAGACAGCCGGCTTTTCAGCGTTTATCGCCACAGGGATTTCTTCCACTGGAGAAGTTGTAGTAGGCTTCCTGGAACTTATAGTAGTTCGTCGAACGGTTGTAGAACTTGCGGTTGAAGCGTTGGTGGCACTGG from Toxorhynchites rutilus septentrionalis strain SRP chromosome 3, ASM2978413v1, whole genome shotgun sequence encodes:
- the LOC129777870 gene encoding mucin-2 isoform X2 — encoded protein: MSSKPLRGTVRWSPQQRYIASSATNALLLTSLTVFLSNLLSPAHGNPLHPFSSSLSLGRNLRHLPCVVRSSGAEGICMFAIDCFKANGTHLGVCIDKIFFGSCCQVHDDSLLFNHEITDNSIDQNHSSGMLYQHFPSVMDNSNRKPPLTETRLPTVTMPKNVTRYELVSTSSTTTHRTTVNRRNSTTTLVTTTTKPVLKDEIPTSTEYQEFSTFQYVQSSKNPDHSTTEANRPTAIKPVDKNTSRKPPVRNSTKPYRTRRPTPNRNGTRRPIVQTTTPKVTITTLPEVKVDSTSRVSVTRRPTTTTESTSSATNASTASSTTVRRTTISSRKPTTTSPVEEIPVAINAEKPAVSIAPLTRPTIKRRPTTQTTIAEPETTMAPRPRPVPTSAIVTVAATSLDHLIEDLVTTTILHTSSPESTTQANVTITVPVTTIRVTETDKPTSTVASSTRRSTTTTKPTTTTTTPVSTTSTSTTTVTRKPTTTSTTLSSRRPTTTSATTTTTTTRKPTTSTTNTTTKKPTSTTTTTTRQPTTTSTATTTRKPTTTTTGTTTKSTTPTTAKITTTTTPKTTTVARITPPAEVDYRPETSQTHHQLDETTAGFGLVTWTSIVDNGVNDRLQAEQGPTTSNSWILIHTLTPEEVFSTSSNQTNNLSIEQSSSATLTEHVSPMLSPDIILPPIESLLPEAAYIYTIQDETNDTQSGSLTLDSQTTTTSTTEVTSNASTDTVEEPFTTITSASTIGEIATDIINADTTTTSTTTSTTTPTTAKTSSSSATSSSSVTSMATSSLATLTIPTTIAESSTKTVEPSSTTEGLREVVSSSTAYSTTSGTTESTQKTSTTVTVAGTTTSLSSTTENMTTSASTDPTKLISSSTLTDSTTPQIVLTTTQQQPSSAIHTSTVSVPATTEQEAPLATSSSIPEISVEISGPTSPSSEESYTTQTATAELSTVEYVTDITVEESGSVEEGSGSEEESGEEEEEASYSSESYESTSELIQSSTPEPTEQDKFINTTTVTAGSGIAVTTPESTTMITLTTLNITGSMQSIASMFNISSSTGMPVRFPEGNTTTGATNATTPDSITMSPDFITTSTVPSLEGIDYRAVCGKRMFPEPRIVGGTKAAFGRWPWQISLRQWRTSTYLHKCGAALLNENWAITAAHCVDNVPPSDLLLRLGEYDLALEEEPYGYQERRVQIVASHPQFDPRTFEYDLALLRFYEPVQFQPNIIPVCVPGDDENHIGRTAFVTGWGRLYEDGPLPSVLQEVTVPVIENKICETMYRSAGYIEHIPHIFICAGWKKGGYDSCEGDSGGPMVIQRSDKRFQLAGVISWGIGCAEPNQPGVYTRISEFRDWINQILQF
- the LOC129777870 gene encoding mucin-5AC isoform X1, translated to MSSKPLRGTVRWSPQQRYIASSATNALLLTSLTVFLSNLLSPAHGNPLHPFSSSLSLGRNLRHLPCVVRSSGAEGICMFAIDCFKANGTHLGVCIDKIFFGSCCQVHDDSLLFNHEITDNSIDQNHSSGMLYQHFPSVMDNSNRKPPLTETRLPTVTMPKNVTRYELVSTSSTTTHRTTVNRRNSTTTLVTTTTKPVLKDEIPTSTEYQEFSTFQYVQSSKNPDHSTTEANRPTAIKPVDKNTSRKPPVRNSTKPYRTRRPTPNRNGTRRPIVQTTTPKVTITTLPEVKVDSTSRVSVTRRPTTTTESTSSATNASTASSTTVRRTTISSRKPTTTSPVEEIPVAINAEKPAVSIAPLTRPTIKRRPTTQTTIAEPETTMAPRPRPVPTSAIVTVAATSLDHLIEDLVTTTILHTSSPESTTQANVTITVPVTTIRVTETDKPTSTVASSTRRSTTTTKPTTTTTTPVSTTSTSTTTVTRKPTTTSTTLSSRRPTTTSATTTTTTTRKPTTSTTNTTTKKPTSTTTTTTRQPTTTSTATTTRKPTTTTTGTTTKSTTPTTAKITTTTTPKTTTVARITPPAEVDYRPETSQTHHQLDETTAGFGLVTWTSIVDNGVNDRLQAEQASTGPTTSNSWILIHTLTPEEVFSTSSNQTNNLSIEQSSSATLTEHVSPMLSPDIILPPIESLLPEAAYIYTIQDETNDTQSGSLTLDSQTTTTSTTEVTSNASTDTVEEPFTTITSASTIGEIATDIINADTTTTSTTTSTTTPTTAKTSSSSATSSSSVTSMATSSLATLTIPTTIAESSTKTVEPSSTTEGLREVVSSSTAYSTTSGTTESTQKTSTTVTVAGTTTSLSSTTENMTTSASTDPTKLISSSTLTDSTTPQIVLTTTQQQPSSAIHTSTVSVPATTEQEAPLATSSSIPEISVEISGPTSPSSEESYTTQTATAELSTVEYVTDITVEESGSVEEGSGSEEESGEEEEEASYSSESYESTSELIQSSTPEPTEQDKFINTTTVTAGSGIAVTTPESTTMITLTTLNITGSMQSIASMFNISSSTGMPVRFPEGNTTTGATNATTPDSITMSPDFITTSTVPSLEGIDYRAVCGKRMFPEPRIVGGTKAAFGRWPWQISLRQWRTSTYLHKCGAALLNENWAITAAHCVDNVPPSDLLLRLGEYDLALEEEPYGYQERRVQIVASHPQFDPRTFEYDLALLRFYEPVQFQPNIIPVCVPGDDENHIGRTAFVTGWGRLYEDGPLPSVLQEVTVPVIENKICETMYRSAGYIEHIPHIFICAGWKKGGYDSCEGDSGGPMVIQRSDKRFQLAGVISWGIGCAEPNQPGVYTRISEFRDWINQILQF